A window from Triticum aestivum cultivar Chinese Spring chromosome 6D, IWGSC CS RefSeq v2.1, whole genome shotgun sequence encodes these proteins:
- the LOC123143963 gene encoding zinc finger CCCH domain-containing protein 45 → MDGDGSLRFDFEDDVDAFSAGSGFASSEAPIVAVGGPSRGRGHGSIEMDGDEDSLRFDFEDGLDAAGAGTESSAWPFEAPIPAAGGPSHGPVSGSIQMDGDEGSLRFDIEDGLDAAGAGTGSLAWSFEAPIPAAGGPSYGPGSGSIQMDGDEDSLHFDIEDYLDAAGAGTGSSVWSFEAPIPAAGGPSHGPDSGSIQMDGDEGSLRFDLDAVGAGSGSDEEIPECIMFSVGFCLNGPNCKCMHVKLPGPPPVQEVLQKFQQTNAYNYGSSSTTYQPRDNNCKQKAKPQVQHESVLENQNLAVNATLVAQQPAAQHVQTENPPPHLQQQQNAQVQGVHNGSSIQKLPQLQAHFHKGNQGTWLLNFATRRIWILVQWGVFAPQKGLMRLNLTKHVHGECHFNILHL, encoded by the exons AtggacggcgacggcagcctccgCTTCGACTTCGAGGACGACGTCGACGCCTTCAGCGCTGGATCCGGGTTCGCGTCCTCCGAAGCCCCCATCGTCGCCGTGGGAGGGCCGTCCCGTGGCCGCGGCCACGGAAGCATCGAAATGGATGGCGACGAGGACAGCCTCCGCTTCGACTTCGAGGACGGCCTCGACGCGGCCGGCGCTGGTACCGAATCCTCGGCCTGGCCCTTCGAAGCCCCCATCCCCGCCGCTGGAGGGCCGTCCCATGGCCCTGTCAGCGGAAGCATCCAAATGGACGGCGACGAGGGCAGCCTCCGCTTCGACATCGAGGACGGCCTCGACGCGGCCGGCGCTGGCACCGGATCCTTGGCCTGGTCCTTCGAAGCCCCCATCCCCGCCGCTGGAGGGCCGTCCTATGGCCCTGGCAGCGGAAGCATCCAAATGGACGGCGACGAGGACAGCCTCCACTTCGACATCGAGGACTACCTCGACGCGGCCGGCGCTGGCACCGGATCCTCGGTCTGGTCCTTCGAAGCCCCCATCCCCGCCGCTGGAGGGCCGTCCCATGGCCCTGACAGCGGAAGCATCCAAATGGACGGCGACGAGGGCAGCCTCCGCTTCGACCTCGACGCCGTCGGTGCTGGATCCGGCTCCGACGAGGAGATCCCGGAGTGTATAAT GTTTAGCGTGGGCTTTTGCCTTAATGGACCTAATTGCAAGTGCATGCATGTTAAGCTACCTGGGCCGCCTCCTGTTCAAGAAGTCCTCCAGAAGTTTCAACAGACGAATGCCTATAACTATGGTTCATCAAGCACAACTTATCAGCCTAGAGACAATAACTGTAAGCAGAAGGCGAAACCTCAAGTCCAGCATGAGTCAGTGCTGGAGAATCAAAATTTGGCTGTAAATGCTACTCTTGTAGCGCAACAACCTGCTGCTCAGCATGTGCAGACAGAAAATCCACCACCTCATCTACAGCAGCAGCAAAATGCTCAGGTTCAAGGTGTCCATAATGGTTCATCTATCCAAAAGCTACCACAACTGCAAGCCCACTTCCACAAGGGCAATCAAG GTACTTGGTTATTAAATTTTGCAACCAGGAGAATCTGGATTTTGGTTCAGTGGGGTGTTTTTGCCCCTCAAAAAGGATTAATGAGGTTGAACTTGACGAAGCATGTCCATGGAGAGTGTCATTTCAATATTCTCCATCTCTAG